The Megalops cyprinoides isolate fMegCyp1 chromosome 12, fMegCyp1.pri, whole genome shotgun sequence genome contains a region encoding:
- the degs2 gene encoding sphingolipid delta(4)-desaturase/C4-monooxygenase DES2 translates to MGLDGGRGDFEWVYNDQPHTSRRKEILAKYPQIKSLMGPDPQLKWIVSGMVLTQLLACYLVHDLSWKWVVFWAYGFGGCINHSLTLAIHDISHNVAFGNKQARWNRWFAMFANLPIGLPYSASFKKYHIDHHRYLGGDGLDVDVPTDMEGWFFCTPLRKVLWLFLQPFFYALRPLVVNPKPVSRLEVLNAVVQFVADILLYSLWGLKPVLYLILGSILCMGLHPISGHFIAEHYMFLKGHETYSYYGPLNLITFNVGYHMEHHDFPSIPGSKLPLVRKIAPEFYDPLPQHTSWVRVLWDFVFDDSIGPYARIKRQYKLAKQE, encoded by the exons ATGGGGCTTGACGGTGGAAGAGGGGACTTTGAATGGGTTTACAATGACCAACCGCACACATCGAGAAGAAAGGAAATACTAG CTAAGTATCCACAGATCAAGTCCCTGATGGGCCCAGACCCGCAGCTGAAGTGGATCGTCTCCGGGATGGTGCTGACCCAGCTGCTAGCCTGCTATCTCGTGCATGACCTCTCGTGGAAGTGGGTCGTCTTTTGGGCCTACGGCTTCGGCGGCTGCATCAACCACTCGCTGACGCTGGCCATCCATGACATCTCGCACAACGTGGCCTTTGGCAACAAGCAGGCCCGTTGGAACCGCTGGTTCGCCATGTTCGCTAACCTGCCCATCGGCCTGCCCTACTCTGCCTCCTTCAAGAAGTACCACATTGACCACCACCGCTACCTGGGTGGGGACGGACTGGACGTGGACGTGCCCACCGACATGGAGGGCTGGTTCTTCTGCACCCCCCTGCGCAAAGTGCTCTGGCTCTTCCTCCAGCCCTTCTTCTATGCCctgcgccccctggtggtcaaCCCCAAGCCAGTGTCCAGGCTGGAGGTGCTGAATGCAGTGGTGCAGTTTGTGGCTGACATCCTGTTGTACTCCCTGTGGGGGCTGAAGCCGGTGCTGTACCTGATCCTGGGCTCCATCCTGTGCATGGGCCTGCACCCCATCTCCGGCCACTTCATCGCTGAGCACTACATGTTCCTGAAGGGCCACGAGACCTACTCTTACTACGGCCCCCTGAACCTCATCACCTTCAACGTGGGCTACCACATGGAGCACCATGACTTTCCCAGCATTCCGGGCAGCAAGCTGCCGCTG GTGCGGAAGATTGCGCCGGAGTTCTACGACCCGCTGCCTCAGCACACTTCCTGGGTACGCGTGCTGTGGGACTTCGTGTTTGACGACAGCATCGGGCCCTACGCCCGAATCAAGCGCCAGTACAAGCTGGCAAAGCAGGAGTGA